A genome region from Babesia bigemina genome assembly Bbig001, chromosome : I includes the following:
- a CDS encoding 26S protease regulatory subunit 4, putative translates to MGNAQGGMNNNQENRNNNGDSTPREKPPPPVFGRKKKKNLRQNVPVRIPTVSPSTKCRLRLLKLERIKDYLLLEEEYIANKIRLNPTKNKNQDDMLRLEDLRGSPMSVGTMEEMIDDNHAIVTSSMGPEYYVNIMSFVDRNLLEPGSSVLLHNKTNSVVGILMDDVDPLVSLMKVERAPLESYADIGGLEDQIQEIKEAVELPLTHPELYEDIGIRPPKGVILYGPPGTGKTLLAKAVANETCATFLRVVGSELIQKYLGEGPKLVREMFRVAEENAPSIIFIDEIDAIGTKRYDATSGGEKEIQRTMLELLNQLDGFDPQADVKVIMATNRIETLDPALIRPGRIDRKIQLPNPDTKTKRKIFEIHTSKMTIAQDVDLEEFVNNKDDLSGADIKAICTEAGLLALRERRMQITQADLRKAREKALQLKKGNIPESLYC, encoded by the exons ATGGGTAACGCTCAGGGTGGCATGAACAACAACCAAG AGAACCGTAATAACAACGGAGACAGCACGCCGCGCGAGAAGCCGCCGCCTCCGGTTTTCGGCAGGAAGAAAAAGAAGAACTTGCGGCAAAATGTGCCGGTTAGAATTCCCACAG TCTCTCCGTCTACGAAATGCCGCCTGAGGTTGCTGAAACTGGAGCGCATCAAGGACTACCTGCTGCTCGAGGAGGAGTACATCGCTAACAAGATCCGTCTCAACCCGACGAAGAACAAGAACCAAGATGACATGCTCCGCCTGGAGGACCTGCGCGGCAGTCCCATGAGCGTGGGCACCATGGAGGAGATGATCGACGACAACCACGCCATCGTGACCAGCTCGATGGGGCCGGAGTACTACGTGAACATCATGTCATTCGTGGACAGGAACCTGCTCGAACCCGGGAGCtcagtgctgctgcacaacaAGACCAACAGCGTGGTGGGCATATTGATGGATGACGTGGACCCGTTGGTGTCGCTCATGAAGGTGGAGCGAGCGCCGCTGGAGTCGTACGCGGACATCGGAGGTCTCGAGGATCAGATCCAGGAGATCAAGGAGGCAGTGGAGCTGCCCCTGACCCACCCCGAACTCTACGAGGACATCGGTATCCGTCCTCCCAAGGGAGTCATTCTGTACGGGCCCCCAG GCACGGGCAAGACCCTGCTGGCCAAGGCTGTGGCCAACGAGACGTGCGCCACCTTCCTCCGCGTGGTCGGCTCCGAGCTCATCCAGAAGTACCTGGGAGAGGGCCCGAAACTGGTCCGCGAGATGTTCCGCGTCGCGGAGGAAAATGCACCCTCCATCATTTTCATCGACGAAATCGACGCCATCGGCACGAAGCGTTATGACGCGACGAGCGGCGGTGAGAAGGAGATCCAGCGTACCATGTTGGAGCTGTTGAACCAGCTGGACGGCTTCGACCCCCAGGCGGACGTCAAGGTGATCATGGCAACCAACCGCATTGAGACGCTCGATCCCGCGTTGATCCGCCCCGGGCGAATCGATCGCAAGATTCAGCTGCCGAACCCCGACACCAAGACCAAGCGCAAGATCTTCGAGATCCACACCTCGAAGATGACCATCGCGCAGGACGTCGACCTGGAGGAGTTCGTGAACAACAAGGACGATTTGAGCGGGGCTGACATAAAGGCCATCTGCACCGAGGCCGGTTTGCTGGCGCTGCGTGAGCGCCGCATGCAGATAACCCAGGCTGACCTGCGGAAAGCGCGTGAGAAGGCGCTGCAACTCAAGAAGGGCAACATCCCCGAGAGCCTGTACTGTTAG
- a CDS encoding 5'-3' exonuclease, putative, with product MEAVALVTAICSLLTTRPEKVEATAPCRRAGHLGTAFLYPGAPRAPQGVTLERRLPNTWSANRGNRNQPLYGVPRMFYWLLDNFGGFKTALERALEKQPVDHLYIDMNAIIHVATHGNVSPLVQMENEQRLRRITSAIEMLFNVVQPRKMLYMAVDGVCPTAKINQQRGRRFRTSKSIDQLVSVASLDPHGVQTEICSAVSSKDGEKYVAQRLPFDAYDNVTFNPNYISPGTDFMQIVDSEVANWLALKTVEGLFGKCLVVYSGVSVPGEGEHKIFQCIRKMNKASRHARKETHLVYGLDADLMMLSMALKIPNIKVLREEGKYAPHVVAKKKGEPFFATDTGIVHLHKWDFIDLKQANFEVVSIRTLRKRMYERCLRHLIKKFRASNFAFLNRPEAPYRITDDFVLLSFLAGNDFLPRLPTVDFANDSFSEMIETYYSLLQRWKGFLTDGLKIHVPRLQSLFKALTKNEQRWFKEKALIEEVEQYSNPKLYADYYHREKCQVDGKAEIRRMCVDYLKGLFWILSYYHHDCPSWDWSYRYHYSPLVSDLADVTKVDVTFNKGGPITPLEHLLAISPPNGNELLPPSYRKLAKEDGELRQYFPTEFDINEDGRTNEWEHVVKLPFVNTHKLVKAAQKVNPGLKYSSLYKNKKGHIYVYQQPREPDPPTADEADSGKART from the exons ATGGAGGCTGTCGCCCTGGTCACGGCAATATGTTCACTGCTCACCACCAGGCCAGAGAAGGTCGAAGCGACGGCACCATGCAGACGTGCGGGGCATTTGGGAACCGCCTTCCTGTATCCAGGGGCGCCCAGGGCACCGCAGGGAGTCACTCTGGAGAGGCGCCTCCCTAACACCTGGAGCGCCAACCGTGGCAATCGCAACCAACCA CTATATGGCGTGCCCCGTATGTTCTACTGGCTGCTGGACAACTTCGGCGGGTTCAAGACGGCGCTGGAACGAGCGCTGGAGA AACAGCCGGTTGACCACTTATATATCGACATGAATGCGATCATACACGTTGCCACCCATGGCAACGTCTCCCCGCTGGTGCAGATGGAGAACGAGCagcggctgcggcgcatCACGTCGGCCATCGAGATGCTGTTCAACGTGGTGCAGCCGCGGAAGATGCTCTACATGGCCGTGGACGGGGTGTGCCCCACGGCCAAAATTAACCAGCAGCGCGGCAGGCGTTTCAGGACCTCGAAGAGCATCGACCAGCTGGTGAGCGTGGCGTCGCTAGATCCACATGGCGTGCAGACGGAAATATGCAGCGCCGTCAGCAGCAAGGATGGAGAAAAATACGTCGCACAGCGGTTGCCGTTTGATGCCTACGACAACGTCACGTTCAACCCCAACTACATATCGCCAGGAACCGACTTCATGCAGATCGTTGACAGCGAGGTTGCCAACTGGCTCGCGCTCAAGACCGTAGAGGGGCTGTTCGGCAAGTGCCTCGTGGTGTACAGCGGCGTGTCGGTGCCCGGAGAGGGCGAGCACAAGATATTCCAGTGCATACGCAAGATGAACAAGGCCAGCAGGCATGCGCGCAAGGAGACGCACCTGGTCTACGGCCTCGACGCCGACCTCATGATGCTCTCGATGGCGCTGAAGATCCCCAATATCAAGGTGCTCAGGGAGGAGGGCAAGTACGCGCCACACGTCGTTGCGAAGAAAAAGGGCGAGCCCTTCTTCGCCACCGACACGGGCATAGTGCACCTGCACAAGTGGGACTTCATAGACCTCAAGCAGGCCAACTTCGAGGTCGTGTCGATCAGGACGCTCCGGAAGCGGATGTACGAACGGTGCCTGCGGCACCTGATAAAGAAGTTCCGCGCGTCGAACTTTGCCTTCCTCAACCGACCTGAGGCGCCGTACCGGATCACGGACGACTTCGTCCTCCTGTCGTTCCTAGCAG GCAACGACTTCCTGCCGAGACTGCCCACGGTCGACTTCGCCAACGACAGCTTCTCCGAGATGATCGAGACGTACTACtccctgctgcagcgctgGAAGGGCTTCCTCACCGACGGGCTGAAAATTCACGTGCCCCGGCTGCAGTCGCTCTTCAAGGCGCTGACGAAGAACGAGCAGCGCTGGTTCAAGGAGAAGGCGCTCAtcgaggaggtggagcaaTACAGCAACCCCAAGCTGTACGCCGACTACTACCACCGAGAAAAGTGCCAGGTCGACGGCAAGGCGGAGATAAGGCGAATGTGCGTCGATTACCTCAAG GGGCTGTTTTGGATCCTGAGCTACTACCACCACGACTGCCCGAGCTGGGATTG GAGCTACAGGTACCACTACTCTCCGCTGGTGTCAGACCTCGCTGACGTGACGAAGGTCGACGTCACGTTCAACAAGGGAGGGCCCATCACGCCGCTCGAGCACCTCCTCGCTATATCGCCGCCCAACGGGAACGAGCTGCTCCCGCCGTCGTACAG AAAACTCGCCAAAGAAGACGGCGAGCTGCGGCAGTACTTCCCCACGGAGTTCGACATCAACGAGGACGGCAGGACGAACGAGTGGGAGCATGTGGTCAAGCTGCCCTTCGTCAACACGCATAAGCTGGTGAAGGCCGCGCAAAAGGTCAACCCGGGGCTCAAGTACAGCTCGCTATACAA GAACAAGAAGGGCCACATCTACGTCTACCAGCAGCCGAGGGAGCCCGACCCCCCAACCGCCGATGAGGCCGACTCGGGGAAAGCACGCACATGA
- a CDS encoding tRNA-intron endonuclease catalytic domain-like superfamily protein: MCRDNSVVYRDLSAKRLKVKDGMHYGADLVIYEGDPRECHSYALIYVKHDGQEIPAQSVVRWTRVAAAAKKRVRNAKLKRFHITSQAILALVDCASATVKYASIDRLKLA; encoded by the exons atgTGCCGCGATAACAGCGTTGTGTACCGCGACCTCAGCGCCAAGCGCCTGAAGGTCAAGGACGGAATGCACTACGGAGCTGACCTGGTCATTTACGAGG GCGACCCCCGGGAGTGCCACAGCTACGCGCTCATCTACGTCAAACACGATGGCCAGGAGATTCCGGCGCAATCGGTCGTTAGATGGACACGCgtggccgccgccgcgaAAAAAAGGGTGCGTAACGCGAAGCTGAAGCGATTCCACATAACTTCTCAGGCTATATTGGCTCTCGTCGACTGCGCCAGCGCAACCGTGAAGTACGCATCCATAGACAGGCTTAAATTGGCGTAG